A section of the Humulus lupulus chromosome 2, drHumLupu1.1, whole genome shotgun sequence genome encodes:
- the LOC133815220 gene encoding uncharacterized protein LOC133815220 → MFWLVDSANHNSWKYFMMKLKEAIGDIDNLAFVFNRHASITHALESWFCEHRDDADKSTTKLSPLMEKDLLGIVAKARFLYVHALGQFKFHVVDPDGEGKVNLMTKSCSRAKFKIIGIPCVHAVVAALNRSVKIYSLCFPFYTIESWRELYKETIYPCGNEDEWTVPDDINNMQFGVPVEKQPVGHPKKKKLGRPKRKRFSSNGKILVIYRKYSRCGGLGHNKTSCKAR, encoded by the exons ATGTTCTGGTTGGTGGACAGTGCGAATCACaactcttggaagtatttcatgatgaaattgaaggaagccattggagacATCGATAATCTGGCTTTTGTATTCaacaggcatgctagcattacTCATGCTCTTGAG TCATGGTTTTGTGAACATCGTGATGATGCCGATAAGAGCACAACCAAATTATCACCACTAATGGAGAAGGATTTGTTAGGAATTGTAGCCAAAGCAAGGTTCTTGTATGTCCACGCTCTTGGACAGTTCAAATTTCATGTGGTGGACCCAGATGGTGAAGGtaaggtgaatttgatgaccaaatcatgctcccGTGCCAAGTTTAAAATTATAGGGATACCTTGTGTTCATGCAGTGGTTGCAGCTCTCAATCGTAGTGTCAAAATTTACTCACTGTGTTTCCCATTCTACACTATTGAGTCATGGAGGGAGTTGtataaagaaacaatttacccatgTGGCAATGAGGACGAGTGGACAGTTCCTGATGACATAAACAATATGCAATTTGGGGTACCTGTTGAGAAACAACCAGTGGGTCATCCAAAGAAGAAAAAATTAGGAAGACCGAAGAGAAAACGTTTTTCATCGAATGGCAAAATTCTAGTGATATATCGTAAGTATAGTaggtgtggtggtcttggccacaacaaAACATCGTGTAAAGCTAGATAA